A stretch of Chionomys nivalis chromosome 2, mChiNiv1.1, whole genome shotgun sequence DNA encodes these proteins:
- the Pln gene encoding cardiac phospholamban — MEKVQYLTRSAIRRASTIEMPQQARQNLQNLFINFCLILICLLLICIIVMLL; from the coding sequence ATGGAGAAAGTCCAATACCTCACTCGCTCTGCTATCAGGAGAGCCTCGACTATTGAAATGCCTCAGCAAGCACGGCAAAATCTCCAGAATCTTTTTATCAATTTCTGTCTCATCTTGATCTGTCTCCTGCTGATCTGCATCATTGTGATGCTTCTATGA